In one Yarrowia lipolytica chromosome 1A, complete sequence genomic region, the following are encoded:
- a CDS encoding uncharacterized protein (Compare to YALI0A19228g, similar to uniprot|Q9P7F3 Schizosaccharomyces pombe Ammonium transporter), with protein sequence MSEPTLESLQYTINTAYMLVASAGVFVITPGIGLFYAGMLRKNSAMQVIVQSYITTFVVTIQWWIWGYALALGDGSSFLGNLNMAFLKDSNPGPLVEGGPVPSAAYFIFSVFFPVCTVQIFLGSTAERGRMIPAQIIGFLFTTVVYCPLAYWFWAPKGWLLVLGTLDFAGGAPVHIAGGTASLAYAMFLGPRKITPRFHAYKPHNATMSMIGTTLIWYGWLFFNSGTLQAVNTRTAYIMLNTHLSASAAGMTYVIYDKIFHKKFSMMGACEGAIAGLVAVTPSCGYVAPWAAFTGGIMTALVCRLTINVNKWLRVDDAIYSFNLHAIGGCMGSLVTGFFASSTWTDMDGSKDAIAGGWIANHWVQIPYQLAGLGATIGWTFVVTYILCFVVDKIPGLKLRVDEDQELKGMDAYDILESAGETIDGVIVNTTEILVAHTPAHTPDSGSFVRGEKKE encoded by the coding sequence ATGTCTGAACCCACGCTCGAGTCTCTTCAGTACACCATCAACACCGCATACATGCTGGTGGCATCGGCTGGAGTGTTTGTTATCACTCCGGGAATTGGCTTATTCTACGCGGGTATGCTCAGGAAGAACAGTGCTATGCAGGTGATTGTTCAATCGTACATCACCACGTTTGTTGTCACGATACAATGGTGGATCTGGGGCTATGCCCTGGCATTAGGAGATGGAAGCTCTTTTCTAGGAAACCTGAACATGGCTTTCCTCAAGGACTCGAACCCTGGTCCCTTGGTCGAAGGAGGTCCCGTTCCCAGTGCAGCCTACTTCATCTTTTCCGTCTTCTTTCCCGTTTGCACTGTTCAGATCTTTTTAGGGAGCACAGCCGAAAGAGGCCGTATGATTCCGGCGCAGATCATCGGGTTTCTGTTCACTACAGTGGTATACTGTCCTCTGGCATACTGGTTCTGGGCACCCAAGGGCTGGTTGCTGGTTCTAGGCACGCTGGATtttgctggaggagcacCTGTTCATATTGCTGGAGGAACCGCATCTTTGGCCTATGCCATGTTCCTGGGACCACGAAAAATCACCCCCAGATTCCATGCCTATAAACCACACAATGCGACAATGTCTATGATTGGCACGACTCTCATCTGGTATGGCTGGCTGTTCTTCAACTCCGGGACTCTCCAGGCTGTCAACACCCGGACAGCTTACATCATGCTCAACACCCATTTGAGTGCCTCTGCAGCTGGAATGACTTATGTCATCTACGATAAGATCTTCCACAAAAAATTTTCTATGATGGGTGCATGCGAAGGAGCTATTGCAGGACTGGTCGCTGTTACTCCTTCCTGTGGTTACGTTGCGCCATGGGCTGCCTTCACTGGAGGCATCATGACTGCCCTGGTGTGTAGATTGACCATAAACGTGAACAAGTGGCTACGAGTCGACGATGCCATCTACTCGTTCAATCTCCATGCCATTGGTGGATGTATGGGATCCCTCGTTACCGGCTTCTTTGCGTCTTCAACTTGGACTGATATGGATGGCAGTAAAGACGCTATTGCTGGAGGTTGGATTGCCAACCACTGGGTCCAGATCCCTTACCAGCTGGCTGGACTGGGAGCCACTATTGGCTGGACGTTTGTCGTCACCTATATTCTCTGCTTTGTGGTGGACAAGATTCCGGGCCTGAAGCTCCGAGTAGATGAAGACCAAGAACTCAAGGGTATGGACGCATATGACATTCTGGAGTCCGCTGGAGAGACCATTGACGGTGTCATTGTTAACACAACTGAGATTTTGGTGGCCCATACTCCTGCTCATACTCCAGATAGTGGCTCTTTTGTACGGggtgagaagaaggaataG
- a CDS encoding uncharacterized protein (Compare to YALI0A19338g, no similarity): protein MILPFLSLASLALAQTQLNAPFTSLAVGFKGTGNLRQTYEDIIEVKLGFELDATTTETIQPGDFFDMVIDGMVMTSPYSFEVLDSLGAPVFVVSNFEGNSFRAAATDYFLENAPQSIEGERCV, encoded by the coding sequence ATGATTCTCCCGTTTCTTTCCCTCGCTTCGCTTGCTCTGGCTCAGACACAACTTAATGCCCCCTTCACATCACTGGCTGTGGGCTTCAAGGGCACAGGTAATCTGCGTCAAACCTATGAGGATATTATTGAGGTAAAGCTAGGGTTTGAACTTGATGCTACCACCACTGAAACAATCCAACCCGGAGACTTCTTTGACATGGTCATTGACGGGATGGTGATGACGAGCCCCTACAGCTTTGAAGTTCTGGACTCTCTTGGAGCCCCAGTATTTGTGGTTTCCAATTTCGAAGGTAACTCCTTCAGAGCTGCAGCTACGGACTACTTCCTTGAGAATGCCCCCCAATCAATTGAGGGAGAGAGATGTGTTTGA
- a CDS encoding uncharacterized protein (Compare to YALI0A19360g, no similarity), translated as MQTPQVLPRLVTDLPPKACRKSFWRFFWHNETKKPCQTNVWIDNSGQPLLSKKDMAEIAARHKALKLCPWASQDQDDPASWLKIARNLKRIARVSAKASKVAGDDIKFDFREHEIGEIPGLLDELELLALSDDLDSVNGDTNTEDLDGEAVTEDVNDKINGDTPVTTTNGTTNPHVDPNMFYTSVTLAPRSHTNQLVDTESKPFYHSSTFSLPTRPSPQGSNSSLILTTVSRPEVRLDCASQTVYSARHAKTEKSTSMQNFTALNNTVNSRGQTIFTDKRDGNYYLWATHHSTRANDPDKYWFYVVRASFVSPDGELTAVIFAELTPKTGWVYDPDMHYRGHFYLVKVKPMSAKQAFDSETQANPPRAHAMIFVNKIQDHLPSLEIHSNQQFISYKDRGLNYHLHWVDWDNQKLWQLCHIKPFQSPPWNASQTRPIPILFNGGMYLIESSQIVKCYFIYEGVIPRLVSMRRWTYDQPLASKAILWADHLDAKHVVLHHSEGYHIYDLEKQQHYESSISKDRASLWSLLDGKVLQFGYTQTLLDKVEASVAKKKLQAGEKVEF; from the coding sequence ATGCAGACTCCCCAGGTTCTTCCCCGGCTTGTCACCGACCTTCCTCCAAAAGCCTGTCGCAAGAGTTTCTGGCGGTTTTTCTGGCACAACGAGACCAAAAAACCGTGCCAAACCAACGTCTGGATCGACAACTCCGGACAACCGCTTCTATCGAAAAAAGACATGGCCGAAATTGCAGCCCGTCACAAGGCTCTCAAACTCTGCCCTTGGGCGTCCCAAGATCAGGACGACCCAGCTTCATGGTTGAAGATTGCCAGAAACTTGAAAAGAATCGCAAGAGTGTCTGCTAAAGCATCCAAGGTGGCAGGTGACGACATCAAATTCGACTTTCGAGAGCACGAGATTGGCGAGATCCCCGGTCTTCTAGACGAGCTGGAACTACTAGCCTTATCAGATGATCTTGACAGTGTGAATGGTGACACCAACACAGAAGACCTTGACGGTGAAGCTGTCACCGAAGATGTCAACGACAAAATCAACGGTGATACACctgtcaccaccaccaacggcACTACCAACCCCCATGTTGACCCAAATATGTTCTACACCAGTGTCACCCTGGCCCCCCGAAGCCATACAAACCAGCTGGTAGACACTGAATCAAAACCCTTCTACCACTCCAGCACCTTTTCTCTTCCAACCCGACCGTCGCCCCAGGGCTCCAATAGCAGCCTGATTCTGACCACTGTATCGCGCCCCGAAGTGCGACTCGACTGTGCCTCCCAGACAGTCTACAGTGCGCGACACGCAAAGACAGAAAAAAGCACGTCCATGCAAAACTTCACGGCCCTCAACAACACTGTAAATAGCCGGGGCCAAACCATATTCACCGATAAGCGAGACGGAAACTACTACCTGTGGGCCACACATCACTCCACTCGAGCTAACGACCCCGACAAGTACTGGTTTTACGTGGTGCGAGCATCTTTTGTCAGTCCCGATGGTGAGCTGACAGCCGTAATCTTTGCAGAGCTCACCCCAAAGACTGGCTGGGTCTACGATCCCGATATGCACTACAGAGGCCATTTTTACCTGGTCAAAGTGAAGCCCATGAGTGCAAAACAAGCCTTTGACTCAGAAACCCAAGCAAACCCTCCCCGTGCGCATGCCATGATCTTCGTCAACAAGATACAAGATCATCTTCCTAGTCTCGAGATCCACAGTAACCAACAGTTCATCAGTTACAAGGACCGTGGTCTCAACTATCACCTCCATTGGGTCGACTGGGACAACCAGAAGCTGTGGCAGCTCTGTCATATTAAACCGTTCCAGAGTCCTCCATGGAACGCTTCCCAGACCCGACCCATCCCCATTCTCTTCAATGGCGGCATGTATCTGATTGAGAGCTCGCAGATTGTCAAATGTTACTTCATCTACGAAGGAGTTATTCCTCGATTGGTCAGTATGCGACGGTGGACTTACGATCAGCCACTGGCATCCAAGGCCATTCTCTGGGCCGACCACCTGGACGCCAAACACGTGGTTCTCCATCATTCGGAGGGATACCACATCTACGATCtcgagaagcagcagcattaCGAGTCCAGTATAAGCAAAGATCGGGCGTCGCTGTGGAGTCTCCTGGACGGAAAGGTCCTCCAGTTTGGCTACACCCAGACTCttctggacaaggtggaggcCTCAGttgccaaaaaaaagttgcAGGCAGGAGAAAAAGTTGAATTTTAG
- a CDS encoding uncharacterized protein (Truncated form of YALI0A19404g, similar to uniprot|Q00416 Saccharomyces cerevisiae YLR430w SEN1 positive effector of tRNA-splicing endonuclease, similar to Saccharomyces cerevisiae SEN1 (YLR430W); ancestral locus Anc_4.310) encodes MVTIEREYASLKALEWYDLKDEILQAKASPLPKGSPSQLADIQKTYKVNDSQAAAIYGSLNNTGFSLIQGPPGTGKTKTILGIVGSFLSKKASDIGNDNRRILLCAPSNAAVDELVLRLSDGIYSSSGQKSEPKIIRIGRSEAVNSKVKKYVLEERVDALLKEQEKDSVVNSTPELRQKMNKLLDERKELSAKLDDNSVKLSNDEVASIQSRLMVINREKNKIGSEIDQQREKHAANFRRKETEKRNLNIRVLKEAEIICSTLSASSHNMLKSLGVAFETVIIDEACQCIELSVLIPMKYGCTNAIMVGDPNQLPPTVLSTVAAKSKYEQSLFVRMQTANPSALHMLDTQYRMHPDISVFPREQFYRGILKDGAGMAEKTKKPWHEYKQLAPYAFFDVAGNQEATRNHSFFNDAEVHLADQLYRLMSNMYGKIDIGIISPYKQQVLRLKRHFTREYGGDILDKIEFNSVDGFQGQEKDIIIMSCVRASPDSDSVGFLADKRRMNVAFTRARSSMWILGNADTLSRNTIWRKVVNDARNRDMLMDGNRPLRKQDLIVAGSTGPSSGSAAPPETPTGPAAAGQKRKSDSNSYQGREKRPDNRDNRDRDNRSDSRNDWYDSRGDYYNDSSFDNNRNNGSGDRNGGRGGYQGNNNRGGYQGDRGGYHGDRGGHYGGDSHRGGRGGYRGDYQGGHSGGEYRGGYQGLPGGGRGGYPPRGASRGNAPYRGSRGRPPPSMFVPSKRGRGA; translated from the coding sequence ATGGTTACGATTGAGCGTGAATATGCAtctctcaaggctctcgAGTGGTAcgatctcaaggacgagatttTGCAGGCCAAGGCATCGCCTTTGCCAAAGGGATCACCTTCTCAACTTGCCGATATTCAGAAAACTTACAAGGTCAACGATTCTCAGGCTGCTGCAATCTATGGTTCTCTCAACAACACGGGCTTCTCGCTCATCCAGGGTCCTCCTGGTACCGGTAAGACCAAGACAATTCTCGGTATTGTGGGCAGTTTCCTCTCCAAGAAAGCCTCTGATATTGGCAATGACAACAGACGAATTCTTTTGTGTGCTCCTTCTAACGCCGCCGTGGACGAATTGGTGCTGCGACTCTCCGACGGTATCTATTCCTCTTCTGGTCAAAAGTCTGAGCCCAAGATCATCCGTATTGGCCGATCTGAAGccgtcaactccaaggtcaagaagtATGTTCTCGAAGAGCGGGTTGACGCACTactcaaggagcaggagaaagACAGTGTGGTCAACAGTACTCCCGAGCTTCGTCAGAAGATGAACAAGCTTCTTGACGAGCGTAAAGAGCTGTCTGCCAAGCTCGATGACAACAGTGTCAAACTCAGCAACGACGAGGTGGCCAGTATCCAGTCCCGTCTCATGGTGATCAACCgagagaagaacaagatTGGATCTGAAATTGATCAACAGCGAGAGAAACATGCTGCCAACTTCCGACGAAAGGAGACCGAGAAGCGAAACCTTAACATTCGggttctcaaggaggctgaaaTCATATGTTCTACTCTGTCTGCGTCTTCCCACAACATGCTCAAGAGTCTGGGTGTAGCGTTTGAGACGGTCATCATCGATGAGGCCTGTCAGTGTATTGAATTGTCGGTTCTCATCCCCATGAAGTACGGATGTACCAATGCCATCATGGTTGGAGATCCCAACCAGCTACCCCCCACCGTTCTCTCTACTGTCGCTGCAAAGTCTAAGTATGAACAGTCGCTGTTTGTGCGTATGCAGACCGCCAACCCTTCAGCATTGCATATGCTTGATACACAGTACCGTATGCATCCTGACATCTCTGTGTTCCCTCGTGAGCAGTTCTATCGGGGTATTCTCAAGGACGGTGCAGGTATGGCTGAAAAGACAAAGAAGCCGTGGCACGagtacaagcagctggCACCCTACGCCTTTTTTGACGTTGCGGGCAACCAGGAGGCTACGCGAAACCATTCCTTCTTCAATGACGCCGAAGTCCACCTTGCCGACCAGCTATACAGACTCATGTCCAACATGTACGGCAAGATTGACATTGGTATCATTTCTCCTTACAAGCAGCAGGTGCTGCGTCTGAAGCGACATTTCACCCGAGAGTACGGAGGAGATATTCTGGACAAAATTGAGTTCAACTCTGTCGACGGTTTCCAGGGTCAAGAGAAGGATATCATCATCATGTCGTGTGTTCGAGCTTCTCCCGATTCTGATTCCGTTGGTTTCTTGGCCGATAAACGGCGAATGAACGTCGCCTTTACCCGAGCGCGGTCGTCCATGTGGATTCTTGGTAACGCCGACACTCTCAGTCGAAACACCATTTGGAGAAAAGTCGTTAACGATgccagaaacagagacaTGTTGATGGATGGTAACCGACCTCTGCGAAAGCAGGATCTGATTGTTGCTGGTTCCACTGGACcatcttctggctctgcagCTCCCCCCGAGACTCCTACTGGCcctgctgcagctggaCAGAAGCGAAAGAGCGACAGCAACTCTTACCAGGGCCGAGAGAAGCGCCCGGACAACCGGGACAACCGAGACCGAGACAACCGGTCTGACTCTCGCAACGATTGGTATGACAGCCGAGGAGACTACTACAACGATTCCAGTTTTGACAACAATAGAAACAATGGATCCGGTGACAGGAACGGTGGCCGTGGAGGCTACCAGGGCAACAACAACCGTGGAGGCTACCAGGGTGACCGAGGAGGTTATCATGGTGACCGAGGAGGTCATTACGGCGGAGACTCTCATCGTGGGGGACGAGGTGGTTACCGTGGCGActaccaaggaggacatAGCGGAGGAGAGTATAGAGGTGGATATCAGGGTCTTCCTGGAGGTGGGCGAGGAGGATATCCGCCGCGTGGAGCTTCCAGAGGGAATGCTCCTTATAGAGGTAGTCGAGGACGACCGCCACCCAGCATGTTTGTTCCTTCTAAAAGAGGCCGTGGGGCCTAG
- a CDS encoding uncharacterized protein (Compare to YALI0A19250g, no similarity), with protein sequence MPHVEYSNQDVELLSKWSVRTLELFLQVRNLHIPEDASYVEILDMATSAASVPIRVVSLTRTIFDRMTHLQLISWLESRDYVVLPKAKPMFTSPPGACYTQRQELLKFAKTDYVDNIAHLDSEAKYELETKLADIFSTSYAFTVTSDVEQPPSMGSYGTLHRNHYQDEDLEMIWQHFFGDQLQTTPKSREERAIIIQHCIRVFAQGPRRLLNL encoded by the coding sequence ATGCCCCACGTTGAATATTCCAACCAGGACGTTGAGCTACTGTCCAAATGGAGTGTACGCACCCTGGAGCTCTTTTTGCAGGTGCGCAACCTCCACATTCCCGAAGACGCCTCATATGTGGAGATTCTCGATATGGCCACGTCGGCGGCCTCGGTGCCCATCCGCGTCGTTAGTCTTACCCGAACCATCTTTGACAGAATGACCCATTTGCAGCTCATTTCGTGGCTCGAGAGTCGGGACTACGTGGTGCTCCCCAAGGCTAAGCCCATGTTTACATCGCCACCTGGAGCGTGCTACACACAGAGacaggagctgctcaaaTTTGCCAAGACGGATTACGTGGACAACATTGCGCATTTGGACAGTGAGGCCAAGTACGAGCTGGAGACCAAACTGGCAgacatcttctccaccagctaCGCCTTCACTGTCACGTCTGACGTTGAGCAGCCACCATCCATGGGTTCCTATGGTACGCTTCACAGAAACCACTACCAGGACGAAGACCTGGAGATGATTTGGCAGCATTTCTTTGGAGATCAGCTCCAAACCACCCCCAAGAGTCGGGAAGAACGGGCCATCATCATCCAGCACTGCATCCGGGTCTTTGCACAGGGTCCCCGAAGATTGCTCAACTTGTAG
- a CDS encoding uncharacterized protein (Compare to YALI0A19272g, no similarity), protein MHATRNQNLQLLGPTPTPAMKPRLKIFVLEPIPTLEIGGSVYRSDPLRPTHHIAKRFLYLVSDPDETIEELADKLKATFMELYPHHAKPCIDSIQDEAALDLDRRFLLREVFEDNSLVRMVLTQPTDKDELGNYHAAKALAAREAARKAKARAEGRLVDEDESSDDDLDDDYEEDIIEIRPRRITPTRN, encoded by the coding sequence ATGCACGCGACTAGGAACCAAAATCTGCAACTCCTTGGTCCCACTCCAACGCCAGCCATGAAACCAAGACTCAAGATATTCGTGCTGGAACCCATCCCGACCCTCGAGATAGGCGGTAGCGTCTACCGAAGCGACCCCCTACGACCCACACACCACATTGCAAAGAGGTTCTTGTACCTGGTGAGTGATCCAGATGAGACGATCGAAGAGCTGGCCGACAAGCTGAAAGCCACCTTCATGGAGCTGTACCCTCATCACGCGAAACCGTGCATTGACTCGATCCAGGATGAAGCTGCATTGGATCTGGACAGGCGGTTTTTGCTCCGGGAAGTGTTCGAGGACAACAGCCTGGTTCGTATGGTCCTGACACAGCCCACGGATAAAGACGAGCTGGGTAACTACCATGCGGCCAAAGCACTGGCTGCCCGTGAAGCTGCTCgcaaggccaaggctcgGGCCGAGGGACGGCTTGTGGATGAGGACGAGAGTTCTGATGACGACTTGGATGATGACTATGAAGAGGATATCATTGAGATCAGACCTAGAAGGATTACTCCGACCAGAAACTGA
- a CDS encoding uncharacterized protein (Compare to YALI0A19316g, no similarity) gives MKCLLPCGGAASATSSILESASNDGSVTTREASDSGSITEDASPVTAFGSSHWFDFFNFGRCWLFYQSRRFRY, from the coding sequence ATGAAGTGTCTGCTACcgtgtggaggagctgcctCTGCCACGAGTTCTATCCTTGAGTCTGCCTCCAATGACGGTTCTGTTACCACTAGAGAAGCCTCTGATTCTGGTTCAATCACTGAAGATGCATCTCCCGTAACAGCTTTCGGTTCGAGTCACTGGTTTGATTTCTTCAATTTTGGGAGATGCTGGCTCTTCTACCAGAGTCGACGGTTCCGCTATTGA